In Toxoplasma gondii ME49 chromosome X, whole genome shotgun sequence, a single genomic region encodes these proteins:
- a CDS encoding Sec7 domain-containing protein (encoded by transcript TGME49_228660), giving the protein MESSREEGANGGRRGGSSLFFSPSLPTNMATSSFVASLPAAPQPSSPPFAPSLISPADVYFVPSPSLANFLRKSLERLDKNAPNIRRSKELREACSAALEALDALLSRRERWTQAAEGRDAEDAPAATCGVSPAAPGVQKLVDGEKREEEGLEETEKSEADRPSGGEGISEQRDETEGAGKTAEEDQERKEEGKQVDTDEGQEEDEKEGKKGSPRPTSFFPFSLGLGSSSNRGKKSKRESEKKRALTLSSVDEDERDVELLFDPLRLACESNCPKLQLPALDGIHRLLVSGFISPVLSKASLSRESLLAGRQAREERSEDSEENRHPRAPARPLSPRVQVDPSSAVSGFFSSSVEATGSSAEACPQSRSGSQSEQRPSPSSSAPASASLPLLSRVVVAVCRCSSSADEAVVLQVLRCLLTTLTSPSLEVHGGTLLTCLRTLFEVFQNPHRSKENQRTAQAALLQTVHTVMQRYEFSACPLLCEREAEDEEERTRGVHRETANARSDREEERRATTQATVAGSRGEGDSREGQRDERGDSQDGGDTRQKEQRAGNVQLSSEHGTTSLAVFLESYTYQLVDQAIQQAVHQTQPVRDSDSQSPLSSSLSSSLSSSLSSSPSSPSSSSSLGVNGAVLEALEFASTVNERGVERGRYGWCVGCRQAAAHYCVDSGDPVCGKACKREHLRRLQALEKEAQGAVAVKSLVPPARPLGGPELPASFAQLGGAAACSPPQTEPALSPRSLCASPMSVQQRDVLLILQALCRLASSEDAWPFSFADAETKRGFGVFSFVPSGALTLGVASGDRRPEEKRRRATTRLALELTFNMLHASGECLRGSKLFLAFVKRQLFFALIKSAIVSSLTSVSLRIFLYLVEHHHMHLEQETAFFLSEVLLRLVASPNLPVEQRETVLAALREFLALVPPPFILSLFVNFDCSVHEKDVALPLLQTLCDLAADSGKADASTASSAQKTLRAEALRGLEVLLARLLAWLDKLEKKQKAETRRRLRRQREGNGLRLQSPALSRRSDLRGDRETLTAKAETGFGHVSSDSSLPLSSSLSDEDSPFSSPRSLSSPRQLSINNVDSSSSSAASSSSAASSSAAASSSASSSSASAGSPDGSGLLRTSALAGRVSSRLDEVVKQRERKDHIRQAVALFNRSPKKGLAQLEAQQLLEMQPKSVARFFLSQDGLSKTRIGEFLGEDAPFNKKVLHALVDALDFRGKEIDAALKSFLQLFRLPGEAQKIDRMMEKFAEKFFLDNNAPTPPAALQKLCGPAANLSARASVANARTREAVAEQNARLYASADCCYVLAFSLIMLHTDAHSPEIKEEQRMTKAAFVRNNRGINNGRDVETSYLEALYDRIVQEEWRLEDDDVAVCLRGKKSQKKSEKGDENKARAERACPPEGLGAGSASRNGEDSDVVSDDDTFVASPFSGAAASSFFWSPLQAFQEDDGCRTAGPGASTQNASGASLWASPGFEEGVAIASAAAGEPAVWTAFRDLAQQVGTVSSGPAKKLFCPPSLHVAPPIVDPKTFAKKACQTLLARAAARRDSQRSSASRESSGCGLQSPALSAVELMASTPYLLQLASWHLLRCFAQVLGRDPKEEKEESEATLVSAVNAFNSATRLCMRLRLGVQRNAFVAALSALTYLHCATTRTFRGKNLALIRLLLALGLECGEDLQEAWLPLLHAASQIDFLHVVAHDLLQRAREKQMAHASLQAAGPPPGPPETTVCSGQQKATGPSLAPAAASLAALPAGQKPSGAPCLQATLRRSGALPPASRPGEEEFEKVSEPSEPREESNEGEGELPDRRESERRKGVEREPRGEVEQSEGDLGEREESNHVEDVTGDRQEVQISPGERNATSVGSLESDGVSTRNLSLPHGPVLQTCPVDPSPPALPFLLASSSASDTVAVSSFPASSPASAMKQDAFFVAANPHAAFLTVGLLGVGDRAGVLRPLWQDDASGGPVKERGDGVSFVSLLASAPSGSSHAHTSYTNLSSFAPFGSGAPPPLGLWLAPLREGAPQFVPFASLSGGAYSETLFQNALLVWREVAASVLDLLFTQSRALSSSAVIFFVLALSLVSSHELRPPEATGGGVGSQSLSVPPSLTGRGRKPEQVSGTALEVSPRFFSLQKLVEVAHFNMDRLRFVWTRMWTILRSHFAGACLHPSLAVRLYAIDSLRQLTTKFLEKDELAQFTFQAEFLKLFLTVMTHPDTEDEVKEFLMHILFNLIRTQASNIRSGWKTVLQTLHAAASEASVSLQHMSSSRLKAARLSHGSSPPSREGRRASREEGEGREELSKVLGPWKRLRLSFEVVEQILAHSLGMLTGDSLDEAVRCLLLFASNPVDESMAIRAIRYLELVVLCLIEGTEAARFSGASLLASLLNEETRDTVVLSSLLHLHTLLREGSREERRLSRRSFREKTKERKKQRQGVIEPAPAKDGGRLQTDACDQESKGEEAGKMSEEMREKDSKRGLTALSNNTATFFLCLPVLNALAHLACSPLPSTFSSSSSSSSSSERRDLGREGKSMNAALDALFRLLLTYGASFSPVSAFCTNGSGLGSFSASSGDNETHWRASERGGREEETRGNAAGEQKSSRERQQETRLLIRSQSDTDSQEIIKKAGERQDNFEEEKTNVGVAEGVVSHPPNELFAEERRMLTAEGRDVRWKMIFQGLLCPLFDDLFLLLRLNLLPDQRALPQQSLVLPASQRASASEREESGERRKSHRRRSPAEFVLERREVPSPDEISRRVRPVCVDSQQQDEAASDLSVASPDKVGSEQSGAVARASFSSASSSLSTFSLKRSERQLLARERDAEGRASETGSGVPAESERKREKANAEEGDWGRGKERGGTLHWAEMSCCSALRQLVVLVDRHLGDLQTHLKNFLSLIFAAIDEDSAVERLARLGVDAFRNFLVALGRRTTRRGRRETEGQRPSERRPVESAPGDCGVTESRGELRSEKPNEKQRENVSNKSTQEGEKKDDLADDDVDLDACWRAVAEAALALFQRTTPTSLLGSSFCFSSKDVLLQCGVLFLPVRVSRPQGRPVATGETVREHSGEETECEVEEEDSAVCVPVENSSNHCTEPEGRVQKSLTCSHFCSPSPFSSSASSSFVSETVEFPDDGFSPNRAGDALPRQQREAILHVLVSHMSGDVSALFSSESSFGDQAIDPQRAAEETREKEVVVRGDDTERRSLPSPSVSRAGGSPGLTFEPNHVVTHCIVQLLLVDVLQQVVAPVAPYLPASVLSLFLCALESAFLFATLFNQQVAFRQLLQQRGFMSGMRQLPALHKQSREAVSASLSLLTSVLSSHCSASCSGPSSSSRSSSSSALRCAREVQDDTVGRRRSTSAAEAADRFLRVARWLVCQFLSKETEVAKLTQEKRFKEALARQQSSGLSARDETPGWTEKSKSDALKHLELTEGERELAGFAPLICGQLLFGLSRFPDETKALYSDTIFSHLVELIAAESSEVRRAVRDFFAVNFAAVAKFSFCSPMKQRQTLLASLPSSAPEACQQAASGRRSSKANQNAPAHAVLISTVSPQNSPSPSSSG; this is encoded by the exons atggagagcagccgagaggaaggggcgaacggaggaagacggggagGTTCTTCCCTATTCTTCTCGCCGAGCCTCCCGACGAACATGGCGACCTCGtctttcgtcgcctctctgcccGCGGCCCCacagccttcttcgcctcccttcgCTCCGTCGCTCATCTCCCCGGCAGATGTGTACTTTGTgccctctccgtcgctggCCAACTTTCTCCGCAAGTCTCTGGAGCGGCTGGACAAGAACGCTCCGAATATAAGGCGGTCGAAGGAGCTCAGGGAGGCGTGCAGCGCTGCCCTGGAGGCGCTCGACGCCCTGCTTTCGCGCCGCGAGAGGTGGACACAGGCGGCGgagggcagagacgccgaggacGCGCCTGCAGCGACCTGCGGTGTATCTCCAGCGGCACCGGGGGTGCAGAAACTggtcgacggagagaagagggaagaagagggtctggaggagacggagaagtcTGAGGCAGACCGGCCGTCTGGGGGCGAAGGAATCAGCGAGCAAAGggacgagacagagggcgcTGGAAAGACAGCGGAGGAAGatcaggagagaaaggaggaaggaaaacaagtCGACACAGATgaaggacaggaagaagacgagaaggaaggcaagAAAGGTTCGCCTCGACCaacttcgttttttcctttttcgctgGGTCTGGGGTCGAGTTCGAACcgcgggaagaagagcaagcgcgaaagcgagaagaagcgcgcgtTGACGCTCAGCAgcgtcgacgaagacgagcgcGACGTCGAACTTCTCTTTGATCCCTTGCGTCTCGCCTGCGAGTCAAACTGTCCGAAGCTGCAGCTGCCGGCGCTGGACGGAATTCACCGGCTTCTTGTCTCGGGATTcatctctcctgttctctccaaAGCTTCCTTGTCGAGAGAGTCTCTGCTCGCAGGGCGACAggccagagaagagaggagcgaagacTCTGAGGAGAACCGCCATCCACGCGCGCCAGCTCGCCCACTGTCGCCCCGCGTCCAGGTCGATCCTTCATCCGCGGtctccggcttcttctcttcgtccgtcGAAGCGACAGGGTCGTCAGCTGAAGCCTGTCCGCAGTCCCGCAGCGGAAGCCAGTCGGAACAACGtccgtcgccttcatctTCTGCGCCGGCGTCAGCTTCGCTTCCCCTCCTGTCCAGAGTCGTTGTCGCTGTCTGTCGCTGTAGCTCGAGCGCGGACGAGGCGGTCGTGCTGCAGGTCCTGCGCTGTCTGCTCACTACGCTgacttcgccttctctggagGTTCACGGGGGAACTTTGCTGACATGTTTGCGGACGCTTTTCGAAGTTTTTCAGAACCCTCACCGCAGCAAAGAAAACCAACGCACCGCGCAAGCCGCACTCCTCCAGACTGTACATACAGTCATGCAGCGCTACGAGTTCTCCGCCTGCCCTCTCCTCTGCGAGCGCGAGgccgaggacgaagaagaacgaactCGGGGAGTGCACCGGGAAACGGCGAACgcaagaagcgacagagaggaagagcgacgagcCACGACGCAGGCCACTGTCGCCGGCTCtcgaggcgagggagactcGAGGGaggggcagagagacgagcgagGCGACAGTCAAGACGGTGGAGACACCCGGCAGAAAGAGCAACGCGCGGGAAACGTACAGCTGTCGAGCGAACATGGAACGACATCGCTCGCAGTGTTCCTTGAATCCTACACCTACCAACTGGTCGATCAAGCTATTCAACAAGCTGTCCATCAAACCCAGCCTGTGCGTGACTCCGACAGTcagtctcccctctcttcttcgctgtcttcttcgctctcttcttcgctctcttcttctccttcttcgccgtcttcttcctcttctcttgggGTGAATGGCGCAGTTCTGGAGGCTCTTGAGTTCGCAAGTACAGTGAACGAGAGGGGCGTCGAGCGCGGGAGATACGGCTGGTGTGTGGGGTGCCGACAGGCAGCTGCGCACTACTGCGTGGACAGCGGAGACCCGGTTTGCGGTAAGGCCTGCAAAAGGGAGCATCTGCGGCGGCTGCAAGCCCTGGAGAAAGAGGCTCAAGGCGCTGTGGCCGTCAAGAGCCTCGTCCCTCCCGCTCGACCTCTCGGAGGCCCAGAGTTGCCTGCTTCCTTCGCTCAACTTGGAGGCGCCGCCGCATGTAGCCCACCTCAGACGGAGCCGGCGCTGTCGCCGCGCtcgctctgcgcctctccgaTGTCTGTACAGCAGAGAGATGTGCTCCTCATCCTACAGGCGCTCTGTCGCCTAGCGAGTTCCGAGGATGCATGGCCTTTCTCGTTTGCGGATGCGGAGACGAAACGTGGATTTGGAGTCTTTAGCTTTGTTCCCTCGGGTGCCTTGACGCTCGGTGTCGCCTCCGGAGACCGCAgaccagaagagaagcgcaggaGGGCGACCACCCGCCTCGCTCTCGAACTCACTTTCAACATGCTTCAT gcGAGTGGCGAGTGTCTTCGAGGAAGCAAGCTCTTTTTGGCGTTCGTCAAACGTCaacttttcttcgccttgaTCAAAAGTGCcatcgtctcctctctgacttctgtgtctctccgcaTTTTCCTCTACCTCGTCGAACACCATCAC atGCACTTGGAGCAGGAGACAGCCTTTTTCCTTTCAGAGGTTCTTCTGCGgctcgtcgcttctcccaATTTGCCTGTGGAGCAGCGGGAGACGGTGCTCGCGGCGCTGCGGGAGTTCTTGGCCCTCGTGCCTCCTCCTTTTatcctttctctgttcgtcAACTTCGACTGCTCCGTTCACGAGAAAGACGTCGCGCTTCCTCTGTTGCAGACGCTCTGCGACCTCGCAGCCGACAGCGGGAAAGCCG ACGCTTCAACTGCCTCTTCGGCGCAGAAGACGCTTCGTGCAGAGGCACTACGGGGCCTGGAAGTCCTCCTGGCTCGCTTGCTGGCTTGGCTGGAcaaactggagaagaagcagaaggcggagacgcgccgacggctccggagacagcgagaaggaaatggTCTGCGCCTTCAGTCCCCGGCCTTGTCACGGCGAAGCGACCtcagaggcgacagagagactttgacagcgaaggcagagaccGGTTTTGGACATGTCTCCAGCGACTCCAGTCTCcccctctcgtcttctctctccgacgaagactctcccttctcctcaccccggtctctctcctctccacgaCAACTAAGTATCAACAATGTagactcttcttcgtcttcggctgcgtcttcctcttcggcggcttcttcctcggcggcggcttcttcttcggcttcttcttcgtctgcgtctgctgggTCGCCGGATGGCTCTGGCTTGCTACGTACGTCTGCGTTGGCGGGGCGCGTCTCTTCGCGCCTGGACGAGGTGGTGAAGCAGCGGGAACGGAAGGACCATATCCGACAGGCGGTCGCGTTGTTTAACAGGAGTCCGAAGAAAGGCCTGGCCCAGctggaggcgcagcagctgTTGGAGATGCAGCCGAAGAGCGTCGCGCGATTTTTCCTGTCTCAGGACGGACTGAGCAAGACGCGGATCGGCGAGTTTCTCGGCGAAGACGCGCCGTTCAACAAGAAggtgctgcatgcgttggtGGACGCGCTGGATTTCCGCGGGAAGGAGATCGACGCAGCTCTTAAGAGCTTTCTGCAGCTGTTCCGGCTTCCAggcgaggcgcagaagaTCGACCGAATGATGGAGAAGTTCGCCGAGAAGTTTTTCCTCGACAACAACGCACCGACACCACCCGCGGCCCTCCAGAAGCTCTGCGGTCCGGCCGCGAATCTCTCGGCGCGGGCCTCGGTCGCGAATGCGAGAACGCGGGAGGCGGTGGCGGAGCAGAACGCGAGGCTATACGCGAGCGCGGACTGCTGCTacgtcctcgccttctccctcatCATGCTCCACACCGACGCCCACAGTCCAGAAATCAAGGAGGAGCAGCGCATGACCAAGGCCGCGTTCGTACGGAACAACCGCGGCATCAACAACGGCCGGGATGTCGAGACGAGCTACCTGGAGGCCCTCTACGACCGCATAGTCCAGGAGGAGTGGCGCCTCGAGGACGACGACGTCGCCGTCTGCTTGCGGGGGAAAAAAAGCCAGAAAAAGTCCGAAAAAGGTGACGAGAACAAAGCGCGCGCGGAGCGCGCATGTCCTCCGGAAGGCCTCGGGGCTGGGAGCGCGAGTCGGAACGGAGAGGACTCCGACGTTGTCTCTGACGACGACaccttcgtcgcctcgccgttctctggcgccgctgcctcttcgttcttctggTCTCCATTGCAGGCGTTCCAAGAAGACGATGGCTGCCGGACTGCTGGCCCAGGTGCTTCGACGCAGAACGCGTCGGGTGCGTCTCTCTGGGCGTCTCCTGGCTTCGAAGAAGGCGTAGCGATCGCTTCGGCGGCTGCGGGCGAACCTGCCGTTTGGACGGCGTTCCGCGACCTGGCGCAGCAGGTGgggactgtctcctctggccCGGCGAAGAAACTGTTCTGCCCGCCGAGTCTCCACGTCGCCCCGCCGATCGTCGACCCAAAGACCTTTGCGAAGAAGGCTTGCCAGACGCTTTTGGCCCGCGCCGCCGCTCGCAGAGACTCCCAGCggtcctctgcgtcgcgggAGAGCAGTGGTTGTGGCCTACAGTCCCCTGCGCTCTCAGCCGTCGAGTTGATGGCCTCCACGCCGTACCTCCTCCAACTCGCCAGCTGGCACCTGCTCCGGTGCTTCGCTCAGGTGCTTGGACGCGAtccgaaggaggagaaagaggagagcgaggcgacgcTTGTCAGCGCCGTCAACGCCTTCAACTCGGcgacgcgtctctgcatgcggctgCGCCTGGGCGTCCAGCGGAACGCGTTTGTGGCCGCGCTCAGCGCGCTCACCTATCTCCACTGCGCGACCACGAGGACATTCAGAGGAAAGAACCTCGCCCTgattcgcctcctcctcgctctgGGCCTCGAGTGTGGCGAAGACCTACAAGAGGCCTGGCTCCCGCTTCTCCACGCGGCGAGCCAAATAGACTTTCTGCATGTTGTCGCCCACGACCTTCTCCAGCgggcaagagaaaaacaaatggcgcatgcgtctctccagGCCGCGGGACCGCCTCCAGGCCCCCCGGAGACAACCGTCTGTTCTGGACAGCAAAAGGCAACAGGGCCTTCGCTCGCGCCGGCGGCCGCCTCCCTCGCCGCTTTGCCGGCTGGGCAGAAACCGTCAGGCGCACCTTGCCTGCAAGCCACGCTGCGTCGGTCCGGCGCCCTGCCTCCCGCGAGCCgtcctggagaagaagagttcgAAAAGGTTTCAGAACCTTCAGAACCAAGAGAGGAGTCAAatgagggagaaggagagctACCAGACAGAAGGGAGTCAGAACGGAGAAAGGGGGTAGAACGAGAACCCAGAGGAGAGGTAGAACAGAGTGAAGGAGATctaggagagagagaagaatcgaaTCATGTGGAAGACGTGacgggagacagacaagaggTACAGATTTCTCCTGGAGAGCGGAACGCGACGTCGGTGGGTTCTCTTGAGTCTGACGGAGTTTCGACTCGGaatctgtctctgcctcacGGGCCTGTGCTCCAGACCTGCCCTGTGGATCCTTCTCCGCCTGcgctgccttttcttcttgcttcgtcgtctgcctcgGACACAGTCGCCGTCTCAAGTTtccccgcttcttctcccgcgtctgcGATGAAGCAGGACGCGTTCTTTGTCGCCGCCAATCCGCACGCAGCGTTTCTGACCGTGGGCCTCCTGGGGGTCGGCGACCGCGCCGGAGTCCTGCGGCCGCTGTGGCAAGACGACGCGTCCGGCGGGCCGGTGAAGGAGAGGGGCGatggtgtctcctttgtctccttgttGGCGTCCGCGCCTTCGGGCTCTTCTCACGCCCACACGAGCTACACAaatctttcttccttcgcgcCTTTCGGTTCCggcgcgccgccgcctctggGTCTGTGGCTGGCGCCGCTTCGCGAGGGCGCGCCGCAGTTTGTTCCTTTCGCGTCGCTGTCTGGAGGCGCCTACTCGGAGACGCTTTTCCAGAACGCGCTGCTGGTCTGGCGGGAGGTTGCCGCGAGCGTCTTGGACCTCTTGTTCACGCAGAGTCGCGCCCTGTCGAGCTCCGccgtcatcttcttcgtgcTCGCTCTCAGCCTCGTCTCCAGCCACGAGCTGCGGCCGCCGGAGGCGACTGGGGGTGGCGTTGGGTCTCAGAGCCTCTCGGTTCCTCCCTCTTTGACAGGTAGAGGCAGGAAGCCCGAGCAGGTTTCGGGGACGGCGCTGGAGGTTTCCCCGCGATTCTTCAGTCTGCAGAAGCTGGTGGAAGTTGCGCATTTCAACATGGACAGACTGCGCTTCGTCTGGACGCGAATGTGGACGATCCTGCGCTCGCACTTCGCAGGCGCGTGTCTCCATCCCTCACTCGCCGTTCGGCTGTACGCAATTGACTCGCTTCGGCAACTGACGACGAAGTTtctggagaaagacgagcTCGCGCAGTTCACCTTCCAAGCCGAGTTCCTCAAACTCTTTCTG ACGGTGATGACGCATCCAGATACCGAGGACGAGGTCAAGGAGTTTCTCATGCATATCCTCTTCAACTTGATCCGG ACGCAGGCGTCGAATATCCGATCGGGCTGGAAGACGGTGCTGcagacgctgcatgcagcagcctCGGAGGCCTCCGTCTCCCTGCAACACATGTCCTCTTCGCGCCTCAAGGCCGCGCGTCTGTCGCATGGCTCTTCGCCCCCCTCACGCGAAGGAAGACGCGCGAGTCGAGAGGAGGgggaaggacgagaggaaCTGAGCAAGGTCTTGGGGCCGTGGAAGAGACTCCGGCTTTCTTTCGAG GTGGTGGAGCAAATCCTCGCTCACAGTCTGGGCATGCTGACGGGCGACAGCCTCGACGAAGcggttcgctgtctcctcctcttcgcctcgaATCCTGTCGATGAGTCTATGGCTATCCGA GCGATTCGCTACCTGGAACTCGTCGTCCTGTGCCTGATCGAGGGCACTGAGGCGGCGAGGTTTTCTGGTGCGAgtcttctcgcgtcgctgctaaacgaagagactcgcgacacagtcgtcctctcttcacTCCTTCATCTACACACTCTTCTGCGGGAGGGCagccgcgaggagaggagactctCGAGGCGTTCTTTCCGTGAAAAGaccaaagaaagaaagaaacaaaggcaaGGCGTAATAGAGCCTGCACCTGCGAAGGACGGAGGGCGTCTCCAAACCGACGCGTGCGACCAGGAGtcaaagggagaagaggctgGGAAGATGAGCGaggagatgagagagaaagatTCCAAACGAGGTCTCACCGCTCTTTCGAATAACACCGCCACTTTCTTTCTGTGCCTCCCCGTCCTGAATGCGCTCGCGCATCTCGCTTgctcgcctctcccttctactttttcttcgtcttcctcttcgtcctcgtcttcagagagaagagatctcgggagagaagggaagtcCATGAACGCGGCTTTGGACGCTCTGTTTCGTTTGCTTTTGACCTACGGCGCCAGCTTCAGTCcggtctctgcgttctgcaCAAATGGAAGCGGACTTGgctccttttctgcttcctcgggAGACAACGAGACGCACTGGAGAGCCTCGGAGAGAGGAGGtagagaggaggaaaccagaggaaacgcagcgggagagcagaagagctcgagagagcgacaacAAGAAACGAGGCTTCTGATTCGCTCTCAGTCGGATACGGACTCGCAGGAGATCATCAAGAAGGccggggagagacaggacaacttcgaagaagagaagacgaacgtcGGAGTCGCGGAAGGAGTTGTTTCTCATCCCCCGAACGAATTGTTTGCCGAAGAGCGACGTATGCTCACCGCAGAGGGGCGCGATGTGCGTTGGAAGATGATTTTCCAGGgacttctctgtcctctctttgATGacttgtttctgcttcttcgtctcaaCCTGCTGCCCGACCAGCGGGCGCTCCCTCAGCagtctctcgtcctcccgGCTTCTCAGCGTGCGTCGGCgtccgagagagaagaatccggagagaggagaaagtcTCATCGGAGACGCTCGCCGGCGGAGTTCGTCTTGGAGCGGCGCGAGGTGCCCTCTCCAGACGAGATTTCTCGTCGAGTCCGGCCGGTTTGCGTCGACAGCCAGCAGCAAGACGAAGCTGCTTCCGACCTCTCGGTCGCGAGTCCAGACAAGGTGGGGTCAGAGCAGTCTGGCGCAGTGGCCAGAGCCAGCTTCAGCAGTGCCTCCAGTTCTTTGTCGACCTTTTCTCTGAAGCGCTCAGAACGGCAACTTCTcgcaagagagcgagacgcagagggacGAGCAAGCGAAACTGGCAGCGGCGTTcctgcagagagcgagaggaaaagagaaaaggcgaacgcagaggaaggcgactggggaagagggaaagagagaggaggaacgcTTCACTGGGCAGAGATGTCATGTTGCAGCGCGCTGAGACAGCTCGTGGTGCTCGTCGATCGCCACCTAGGTGACCTTCAGACCCATCTGAAGaacttcctttctctgattTTCGCGGCCATCGACGAAGACAGCGCCGTCGAGAGGCTTGCGCGACTCGGCGTGGACGCATTTCGAaacttcctcgtcgctctcggcAGACGAACGACCcggagagggcgaagagagacagaaggacaaAGGCCTTCGGAGAGACGGCCCGTGGAAAGCGCCCCGGGAGACTGTGGGGTGACGGAGTCACGCGGCGAGCTGAGGAGCGAGAAGCCAAACGAAAAGCAGCGAGAAAATGTGTCGAACAAATCCAcgcaagaaggagagaagaaagacgatcTAGCCGACGACGACGTCGACTTAGATGCGTGCTGGAGAGCGGTCGCCGAGGCTGCTTTG GCGCTGTTTCAACGAACGACCCCGACCAGCCTCTTAGGCAGcagtttctgtttctcctcgaagGACGTCTTGCTGCAGTGCGGAgtccttttcctccccgTTCGAGTATCGCGTCCCCAGGGACGCCCTGTAGCGACTGGCGAGACTGTCCGAGAACAttcaggagaagaaacggaatgtgaagtcgaggaagaagactcaGCTGTATGTGTTCCCGTAGAGAACTCAAGCAACCATTGCACTGAACCGGAAGGGCGAGTTCAGAAGTCCCTTACTTGTTCTCACttttgttctccctctcccttctcttcttccgcttcttcttcctttgtttcGGAGACTGTGGAGTTTCCTGACGATGGCTTTTCGCCGAACAGGGCAGGCGACGCCTTGCCTCGACAGCAGAGGGAAGCGATTCTGCATGTGCTCGTCTCTCACATGTCGGGCGACGTTTcagctctcttctcctccgagTCTTCTTTCGGCGACCAAGCGATTGACCCACAGCGCGCggccgaggagacgcgcgagaaggaagttGTGGTTCGTGGAGACGatacggagagaagaagcttgccttctccttctgtgtcgcgAGCTGGAGGAAGTCCTGGGCTGACCTTCGAACCGAACCACGTCGTCACCCACTGCATAgttcagctgcttctggTCGATGTTTTGCAG caAGTCGTGGCTCCTGTCGCCCCTTACCTCCCggcttctgttctctctcttttcctttgtGCCCTGGAgtccgccttcctcttcgcaaCTCTGTTCAATCAACAG GTTGCCTTCCGCCAGCTTCTGCAGCAAAGGGGCTTCATGAGCGGCATGCGCCAGCTTCCTGCTCTCCATaaacagagcagagaagctgtctccgcgtctctctctctcctcacttcAGTCCTCTCTTCCCACTGCTCGGCTTCCTGTTCTggtccttcctcttcttctcgttcttcttcctcttctgctctgcgtTGCGCGAGAGAAGTCCAGGACGACACGGTGGGGAGAAGGCGGTCCACGAGCGCAGCCGAGGCTGCGGACCGATTTCTGCGCGTTGCGCGGTGGCTGGTCTGTCAGTTTCTTTCCAAGGAGACGGAGGTCGCGAAACTCACTCAGGAGAAACGCTTCAAAGAGGCGCTTGCTCGCCAGCAGTCGTCAGGCCTTTCTGCACGAGACGAGACGCCGGGGTGGACAGAAAAATCGAAAAGCGATGCGCTGAAACACCTCGAACTC ACGGAGGGCGAGCGGGAGTTAGCAGGCTTCGCGCCCCTGATTTGTGGACAGCTCCTTTTTGGTTTGTCGCGCTTCCCTGATGAAAC GAAGGCGCTCTACAGCGACACGATCTTTTCTCATCTGGTCGAGTTGATCGCGGCAGAGTCCTCG GAAGTTCGGAGAGCGGTGAGAGATTTCTTCGCCGTCAACTTTGCTGCAGTGGCaaagttttctttctgttcgcCGATGAAACAAAGGCAGACGCTTCTCGCATCCCTTCCGTCTTCTGCGCCAGAGGCCTGTCAACAGGCAGCCAGTGGCCGGCGCAGCTCCAAGGCCAACCAGAACGCGCCCGCACATGCAGTTTTGATTTCTACCGTATCGCCTCAAAACTCTCCTAGTCCCAGCAGCAGCGGTTAA
- a CDS encoding hypothetical protein (encoded by transcript TGME49_228640) — protein sequence MPLCLPRGGSGATSGTGLLLQQGREEQASSRRRGWRTRAQEHRGEEDKKATERRRRNFLGMRLPGRRLFFLSSPRRGWWFCGDEETRELPLSFFASLCAPENAHNVLSAGLRSRFVSPSWRQLPLPLSSLLRPTSRFSREVSPCRDPPPARCCARR from the coding sequence atgcctctctgcctcccccGGGGAGGGTCAGGGGCGACTAGCGGAACAGgcttgcttcttcagcagggaagagaggaacaagcgagctcgagaagaagaggatggCGGACTCGAGCACAGGAGCAccgcggagaggaagacaagaaagcgactgaacgaagaaggcgcaacTTCCTCGGAATGCGTTTGCCGGGGCGACGCCTTTTTTTCCTATCGTCTCCGCGGCGGGGTTGGTGGTtctgtggagacgaagagacacgagagcTTCCTCTCAgctttttcgcgtctctctgtgcccCAGAGAACGCCCACAACGTCCTTTCCGCGGGACTTCGGTCTCGCTTTGTAAGTCCGTCTTGGAGACAGCTCCCgttgcctctgtcttctctcctcaggCCGACTagccgcttctctcgcgaagTCTCGCCATGCCGAGATCCTCCTCCTGCTCGCTGCTGTGCAAGACGGTGA